One Thunnus albacares chromosome 12, fThuAlb1.1, whole genome shotgun sequence genomic region harbors:
- the LOC122994454 gene encoding uncharacterized protein LOC122994454: protein MAFLRSKSDVRVADAVKRKSTRLEPQTGPLPVYKIPLKEEQINVPGCKRFSFGKDSTKHNRTIMVLGATGAGKSTLINGMINYILGVEWKDSFRFKLVDEGQSKSQAHSQTSEVTAYKINHQERFKIDHSLTIVDTPGFGDTRGIERDRKIAEQLHNLFSAKLGVSEIDAVCFVAQASLARLTPTQKYVFDSVLSIFGKDVAENIRVLVTFADGQRPPVLEAINAAGVPCPKTEDGLPVHFKFNNSALFADNKSSAANSTDEDEDDEDGGFDQMFWNMGTKSMKKFFSALNLIDTKSLTMTKEVLRERKQLEVSIENLQKQVKVGLAKLEEMKETSEILKQHEAEINRNKNFEFEVTIKKPGQVDISGSGNYISNCQQCHYTCHYPCGIPNDAKKRGCAAMGSDGNCTQCPGKCYWNVHFNQKYRWDYQDVKEKRTVKELEEKYLKAEKGKMSVQALVDKLNAEYYRVQVEVVTLMEKSGKCLNRLKEIALKSNPLTTPEYIDMLIEGEKHEAKPGWNQRVQSLMKMREKAETVAKVERGEKPL, encoded by the coding sequence ATGGCTTTTCTTAGATCAAAATCAGATGTTCGGGTCGCTGATgctgttaaaagaaaaagcacaCGGCTAGAACCACAGACAGGGCCTCTTCCTGTTTATAAAATCCCCCTTAAAGAAGAACAAATCAATGTTCCTGGGTGCAAGCGTTTCAGTTTTGGGAAAGATTCCACTAAACATAATCGTACCATAATGGTTCTCGGAGCAACTGGGGCTGGGAAGTCAACTCTGATCAATGGAATGATCAATTACATTTTAGGGGTTGAATGGAAGGATTCATTTCGGTTTAAGTTAGTTGATGAGGGTCAGTCAAAATCACAAGCTCACAGTCAGACTTCTGAAGTCACAGCATACAAAATCAACCACCAGGAACGCTTTAAGATCGATCACTCTCTGACTATTGTGGACACTCCAGGCTTTGGAGATACAAGAGGcatagaaagagacagaaagattgCAGAACAGCTACATAATCTCTTCTCTGCTAAGCTTGGTGTCAGTGAAATCGACGCTGTCTGTTTTGTAGCTCAGGCTTCATTAGCACGACTCACACCAACACAGAAGTATGTGTTTGATTCTGTGCTTTCAATCTTTGGCAAAGATGTGGCAGAAAACATCAGGGTTCTGGTGACATTCGCAGACGGCCAACGTCCACCAGTTCTAGAGGCAATAAATGCTGCAGGTGTCCCATGTCCTAAAACAGAAGACGGGCTGCCAGTTCACTTCAAATTCAATAACTCAGCGTTATTTGCTGACAACAAATCATCTGCAGCAAACAGcacagatgaagatgaagatgatgaagatggagGCTTTGATCAGATGTTTTGGAacatggggacaaaaagcatgAAGAAGTTTTTTAGTGCTCTGAATCTCATAGACACCAAAAGCTTGACAATGACGAAGGAGGTCCtcagagaaagaaagcagcTTGAGGTTTCAATTGAAAATTTGCAGAAGCAGGTTAAAGTTGGGTTAGCCAAGCttgaagagatgaaagagaCGTCTGAAATACTGAAACAGCATGAAGCAGAGATCAACAGAAATAAGAATTTTGAGTTTGAAGTCACCATCAAAAAGCCTGGTCAAGTAGATATTTCTGGTTCTGGAAATTACATCAGCAATTGTCAGCAGTGTCACTATACCTGCCACTATCCTTGTGGCATTCcaaatgatgcaaaaaaaagagGCTGTGCTGCAATGGGATCAGATGGAAACTGTACTCAGTGCCCCGGCAAATGTTACTGGAATGTACATTTTAATCAGAAGTACAGATGGGACTATCAGGATGTTAAAGAAAAACGAACAGTGAAAGAGCTGGAAGAAAAGTACCTAAAAGCTGAAAAGGGTAAGATGTCTGTTCAGGCTTTGGTTGATAAACTGAATGCTGAATATTATCGTgtgcaggtggaggtggtgacATTGATGGAGAAGTCTGGAAAGTGTTTAAACAGACTTAAAGAGATAGCACTGAAATCAAATCCTCTCACCACTCCAGAGTACATTGACATGCTTATTGAGGGAGAGAAACATGAGGCCAAACCAGGATGGAATCAACGAGTTCAGTCTCtgatgaaaatgagagaaaaagcagagacTGTGGCGAAagtagagagaggagagaaacccCTTTAG